The genomic region TACACCGTCAATGGTTATGCTTTTATTGGAATGAGTATTCAAAAGAGGCCCATGCAGGTATAGGGCAAATGTATGTAGCTGATGAAAGATTCACCGCATATTATGATAAAGATCAGCCAGGTATTGCAGAATTTTTAAGAGATGCTATTTTGGTGTATACAGGATTAAAATAGTTATGAAAGACTTGATTTAATATAAATATTGATAAATATAAAAAAACCAGTCACTGCAATGCAATGACTGGTTTGATATTTTATGATAATCTCATTTTAAAATCTTGATAACCAAATTGATGGATTATATGACATTCCCCTTCTTTATCTTGAAGAGCGATAGCAGGTAAAGGCATTCCGTTAAAAGTAGTATTTTTAACCATTGAGTAAATAGCCATATCACCAAAAACTAATCTATCCCCAGGTTTTAAAGGCTCATCAAAAGAATAATCACCTATAACATCTCCCGCAAGACAAGTTTGACCACCAAGTCTATACGTAAATGGCTTTTCCCCAGATTCTCCAGAACCAAATAGAGGAGGACGATAAGGCATTTCTAATACATCAGGCATATGGCAGGATGCAGAAGTATCAAGTATAGCTATATCAATTTTGTTTTTGTGAGTATCTAATACAGTTGTAACAAGATATCCAGCATTTAGAGCAACAGCTTCACCTGGCTCTAAATATACTTTTAAACCATAGTTATCTTGCATTTTTTTAATACAGCTTTCAAGTAATTGAATATCATAATCTTCTCTAGTAATGTGGTGACCACCACCAAAGTTAATCCATTCCATTTTTGATAACCATGGTCCAAACTTTTCTTCCACTGCATTTAAAGTTCTCTCTAAATCATCAGAGTTTTGCTGACAAAGAGTGTGAAAATGTAAACCAGAAATGCCTTCTAATAAATCAGGGCGAAAATGTTCTATTGTTACACCAAAACGAGAACCTGGTGAACATGGATCATATATAGCATGCCCAACTTGTGTAGAGCATTCAGGATTAATACGTAAGCCCATCTTTTTACCAGCTTTTAATACTTTATCTTTAAATCTTTCTACCTGAGAAAATGAATTAAATATAATGTGATCACAAATAGATATAATCTCATCAATTTCATCGTCACGATATGCAGGGGCGAAAACATGGTTCTCTTTTCCCATTTCCTCATATCCAAGACGGGCTTCATATAAACCGCTGGCTGTTGTACCAGTTAAATACTCCCCAATAAGTGGGTACATTTTATACATTGAAAATGCCTTTTGGGCTAAAACAATCTTACATCCTGTACGATCCATGACTCCGCGCAAGATTTCCAGATTCCTTATAAGTAAAGCTTCATCTACTACATAGCATGGGGTTGGTAGTTCGTTAAATCTCATCTTAGTCTACAAGCTCCGGATTGAAGCTTTCTTTCCAAGGTAATC from Serpentinicella alkaliphila harbors:
- the nspC gene encoding carboxynorspermidine decarboxylase, whose product is MRFNELPTPCYVVDEALLIRNLEILRGVMDRTGCKIVLAQKAFSMYKMYPLIGEYLTGTTASGLYEARLGYEEMGKENHVFAPAYRDDEIDEIISICDHIIFNSFSQVERFKDKVLKAGKKMGLRINPECSTQVGHAIYDPCSPGSRFGVTIEHFRPDLLEGISGLHFHTLCQQNSDDLERTLNAVEEKFGPWLSKMEWINFGGGHHITREDYDIQLLESCIKKMQDNYGLKVYLEPGEAVALNAGYLVTTVLDTHKNKIDIAILDTSASCHMPDVLEMPYRPPLFGSGESGEKPFTYRLGGQTCLAGDVIGDYSFDEPLKPGDRLVFGDMAIYSMVKNTTFNGMPLPAIALQDKEGECHIIHQFGYQDFKMRLS